A genomic segment from Nitrosopumilus sp. K4 encodes:
- a CDS encoding DNA topoisomerase VI subunit B has product MSSIKEQFNQISPSEFFYSNRDLAGFSNPTRSLYTAVREFVENALDACDQKGILPDVHLTIKAVDPDKSDPKPYILTVKDNGPGVDAEHIPLAFGTVLYGSKFGLKQARGMFGLGATMAILYGQITTNKPVIVKSSTDGEIQNEFEILLDIQKNKPIIQKHTTKEVSKKGLSVSICLEGDYSKAGSKIRDYVYETSLITPYATITFDDPKGEKYHHPRFVKEIPPPPTIIRPHPHGIDVERIRRMIVESQFELPNIDDTMIEKVRKDLGLSKKNLSFTAIMDKAKKKWKNLSRQVRVVIALMSFLKMDFEKLQKIRIEDLDVPNKKLHYWDFGDSQSKEVEIDPESPYYKQLTNTVQGEPLTTFLTKRFQRVGPTTAVKFAEFAGFKPEKRMGTMTNQELVTLSDSLQKFDDFLSPDPSCLAPLGEEPLEKGIKKFFNPDFAAVVQRPASAYSGFPFIVEMGIAYGGDIKPGGPHVYRYANRIPLLYDEGSDVVLKVVNDTDWGRYKVKGEPPFIIVSHICSTRIPYKTAGKENVADRPEIERELRLALQFLSRKLAAYMSKKGQAEMAKKRANLYAKYIPMIAQFCTELAGKKKEPNYKKILEEETIDGNQ; this is encoded by the coding sequence ATGTCTTCTATTAAAGAACAATTTAATCAGATATCTCCTAGTGAGTTCTTTTACAGTAATCGTGATTTAGCTGGTTTTAGCAATCCTACCCGTTCTCTTTATACTGCTGTTAGAGAATTTGTTGAAAATGCATTAGACGCATGTGATCAAAAAGGAATCTTGCCTGATGTCCATCTGACCATCAAAGCCGTAGATCCTGATAAATCTGACCCAAAACCATACATTTTGACTGTAAAAGATAATGGCCCTGGTGTTGATGCTGAGCATATCCCTTTGGCATTTGGGACTGTCTTGTATGGTTCAAAATTTGGATTAAAACAAGCAAGAGGAATGTTTGGGTTGGGTGCAACTATGGCAATTCTTTATGGCCAAATTACAACAAACAAGCCTGTTATTGTAAAAAGCTCTACTGATGGAGAAATACAAAATGAATTTGAGATTTTACTTGATATCCAAAAAAACAAACCTATAATTCAAAAACACACTACCAAAGAAGTTTCTAAAAAAGGTCTATCTGTCAGTATTTGTTTAGAAGGGGATTATTCTAAAGCTGGTTCAAAAATTAGAGATTATGTTTATGAAACATCTCTTATCACTCCCTACGCAACAATTACTTTTGATGATCCTAAAGGAGAAAAATACCATCACCCGAGATTTGTTAAAGAGATACCTCCTCCTCCAACTATAATCAGACCTCATCCTCATGGAATTGATGTAGAGCGTATTCGTAGGATGATAGTTGAATCACAATTTGAACTTCCAAACATAGATGATACTATGATAGAAAAAGTGAGAAAGGATTTAGGACTATCAAAAAAGAATTTGAGCTTTACAGCAATAATGGATAAGGCAAAAAAGAAATGGAAAAATCTTTCACGTCAGGTTAGAGTTGTAATTGCGTTAATGTCATTTCTAAAAATGGATTTTGAAAAACTCCAAAAAATTAGAATTGAAGATCTTGATGTACCTAATAAAAAATTACATTATTGGGATTTTGGAGACTCTCAATCAAAAGAAGTTGAAATTGATCCTGAGAGCCCATATTACAAGCAATTGACAAATACTGTTCAAGGAGAACCTTTGACTACTTTTCTGACAAAGAGATTTCAACGTGTTGGTCCTACAACTGCTGTAAAATTTGCAGAATTTGCAGGATTCAAACCTGAAAAAAGAATGGGTACTATGACAAATCAAGAACTAGTAACACTTAGTGATTCACTACAAAAATTTGATGACTTTCTTTCTCCTGATCCAAGTTGTCTTGCACCTCTTGGGGAAGAACCTCTTGAAAAGGGAATAAAGAAATTTTTCAATCCTGATTTTGCTGCAGTTGTTCAACGACCTGCTTCAGCATACTCTGGATTTCCATTTATAGTTGAAATGGGGATAGCATATGGGGGGGATATCAAACCTGGTGGCCCTCACGTTTATCGATATGCAAATAGAATTCCACTACTTTATGATGAAGGAAGTGATGTTGTTCTTAAAGTTGTTAATGATACTGACTGGGGACGTTACAAAGTAAAAGGTGAACCTCCATTCATCATAGTCTCTCACATCTGTTCTACCAGAATTCCTTACAAAACTGCTGGTAAAGAAAATGTTGCAGACAGACCAGAAATTGAACGTGAATTAAGACTAGCCCTACAATTTCTATCTAGAAAACTGGCTGCATACATGTCAAAGAAAGGACAAGCTGAGATGGCAAAGAAACGTGCAAATCTCTATGCTAAATATATTCCAATGATAGCTCAATTTTGTACAGAGCTTGCAGGAAAGAAAAAAGAACCCAATTATAAGAAAATTTTAGAAGAGGAGACAATAGATGGCAACCAGTAA
- a CDS encoding DNA topoisomerase IV subunit A codes for MATSKKSNRLKKAEKKQKDILEILKSHGAKIYEDLDNGQFPKFSIPSRSVSNIVYDKKLRQYILGNSAAVRNSRNSSQLRSFTQLMWLAFFANRLSKEKKSSTLRDVYYSSQAFAIEFEDQSESDNIIVDLEAVLSKPREDFHIFPEERSSIFGDLNVEYTIPGYEGKTMNLSNHPDGYSIGPSLTTAELLDTSAEIVIAIEKGGLFTRFVEEQVDKKFKSIIINTGGQAPRSTRTLLKRLHDEMGLPVIVLTDGDVYGEHIAMVIKSGSANAAHLRELTVPDAKWVGVWATDIEKYKLPTIPMTESDIKRCYDLQKDPRYEEGIWKKELDVFLKIKRKAELEAFSKYGLTNITDKYLPQKLELAKSL; via the coding sequence ATGGCAACCAGTAAAAAATCAAACAGACTCAAAAAAGCTGAAAAAAAACAAAAAGACATTCTTGAAATCTTAAAATCTCATGGTGCAAAAATCTATGAAGATCTAGACAATGGCCAATTTCCAAAATTCTCTATTCCAAGCCGTTCAGTAAGTAATATTGTATATGATAAAAAACTTAGGCAATACATTTTAGGTAATTCAGCAGCTGTGAGAAACTCTAGAAATTCTTCTCAATTAAGATCATTTACTCAATTAATGTGGCTTGCTTTTTTTGCAAATAGGCTTTCCAAAGAAAAGAAATCATCTACATTGAGAGATGTTTATTATTCTTCTCAAGCATTTGCAATAGAATTTGAAGATCAATCTGAGTCTGACAATATAATTGTGGATCTTGAAGCAGTTCTATCAAAACCCAGAGAAGACTTTCACATATTTCCTGAAGAGAGAAGTTCTATTTTTGGCGATTTGAATGTAGAGTATACTATTCCGGGCTATGAGGGGAAAACTATGAATCTTTCAAACCATCCTGATGGATATTCTATTGGACCCAGCTTAACTACTGCTGAATTATTAGACACTAGTGCAGAAATTGTGATAGCAATTGAAAAAGGTGGTTTGTTTACCAGATTCGTTGAAGAACAAGTTGATAAAAAATTCAAATCTATAATTATAAACACTGGTGGGCAGGCCCCTCGTTCTACAAGAACTCTTCTAAAAAGACTTCATGATGAAATGGGTCTTCCTGTAATTGTGCTGACTGATGGTGATGTGTATGGAGAACATATTGCAATGGTAATAAAATCTGGTTCTGCAAATGCTGCACACTTAAGGGAGCTTACTGTTCCTGATGCAAAATGGGTTGGTGTGTGGGCTACTGATATTGAAAAATACAAACTTCCAACAATTCCAATGACTGAGTCTGACATTAAGCGCTGTTATGATCTTCAAAAAGATCCAAGATATGAAGAAGGAATTTGGAAAAAAGAACTTGATGTGTTTTTAAAAATAAAGAGAAAGGCTGAATTAGAAGCATTCTCAAAGTATGGTCTTACAAACATCACAGACAAGTACCTTCCACAGAAATTAGAACTAGCAAAAAGTCTTTGA
- a CDS encoding Hsp20/alpha crystallin family protein, whose translation MASYKGTYSNEQSVNFVIPIMIILFLGIIYVMTQRSGSGFVSFILIGAAAITMFYWVRVLKKMTKEQKPIYAPREQESKNWVYDLIKGEGEFVFVSEVPGPEDKIAVRLIDGILYIRGSGGFSKEVPIEGSNAMQIFDFKYRNGVLTLRIK comes from the coding sequence TTGGCAAGTTATAAGGGTACATATTCAAATGAACAATCTGTAAATTTTGTTATCCCAATAATGATAATTTTGTTTTTAGGAATTATCTATGTTATGACTCAGAGATCCGGTTCAGGATTTGTGAGTTTTATTTTAATTGGAGCAGCTGCCATCACCATGTTTTATTGGGTTCGAGTTCTAAAGAAAATGACCAAAGAGCAAAAACCAATCTATGCTCCAAGGGAACAAGAGTCAAAAAATTGGGTGTATGATCTTATCAAAGGGGAAGGAGAATTTGTTTTTGTATCAGAGGTTCCAGGTCCAGAAGATAAAATTGCAGTTAGATTGATTGATGGAATTTTATACATTAGAGGTTCTGGAGGATTTTCAAAAGAAGTTCCAATTGAAGGTTCCAACGCAATGCAGATTTTTGATTTCAAATACAGAAACGGTGTTTTAACTTTAAGAATAAAATAG
- a CDS encoding S-methyl-5'-thioadenosine phosphorylase, translating to MDKDVEIGIFGGTGIYDSGLLENPQEIDINTPFGKPSDKITVGVFKGRKIAFLPRHGKKHSIPPHMINYKANIWAFKELGVSRIIAPSAVGSLKEEVEPGHFALPTQFLDFTKSRDGSFSEDGRVIHISVADPFCPELQSSILDVVNKQNLKIHKDCTYVCIEGPRFSTKAESKFYRTTGAEIIGMTLVPECQLAREAQMCYASISTVTDYDVWAEKPVTAKEVLETLSKNVESTKQVLTELIDKIPKTRSCSCAKALEEAEF from the coding sequence ATGGATAAAGATGTAGAAATTGGAATTTTTGGAGGTACTGGAATTTATGATTCAGGATTATTGGAAAATCCTCAGGAAATAGATATCAATACACCGTTTGGCAAGCCTTCAGATAAAATTACAGTTGGTGTTTTCAAAGGAAGAAAAATTGCATTTTTGCCTAGACATGGAAAAAAACATTCAATCCCACCTCACATGATAAACTACAAAGCAAACATTTGGGCATTTAAGGAATTAGGAGTTTCAAGAATTATTGCACCATCTGCAGTTGGCAGTTTAAAAGAAGAAGTCGAACCAGGTCATTTTGCTCTACCAACACAATTTTTAGATTTTACAAAATCAAGAGACGGTTCATTTTCTGAGGATGGACGTGTGATTCACATTTCGGTAGCAGATCCATTTTGTCCAGAATTACAATCATCAATTTTAGATGTAGTAAACAAGCAAAATTTGAAAATCCATAAGGACTGTACTTATGTATGCATAGAAGGACCAAGGTTTTCAACAAAAGCAGAATCAAAATTTTATCGAACAACAGGTGCAGAAATTATTGGCATGACACTTGTTCCAGAATGTCAACTTGCAAGAGAAGCACAGATGTGTTATGCATCAATTTCAACAGTTACAGATTATGATGTATGGGCTGAAAAACCAGTTACAGCAAAAGAGGTTTTAGAAACATTATCAAAAAATGTTGAAAGCACAAAACAAGTTTTGACGGAATTAATAGATAAAATTCCCAAAACAAGAAGTTGTTCTTGTGCTAAGGCACTAGAAGAAGCAGAATTCTAA
- a CDS encoding adenine phosphoribosyltransferase: MNLKDKIAEFPNFPKKGILFRDFSPILKDPSSLSYIADEFAKYFHPKDVDVFAGIESRGFILACILATRYNKGMIMIRKAGKLPGKTTKLSYKIEYGQDTIEIQKGIIEEGQKVIICDDLLATGGTAKASAKLIEKVGGNITGFAFIIELTELNGMNGISKYNCKSLVKY; this comes from the coding sequence ATGAATCTTAAAGACAAAATTGCTGAATTTCCAAACTTCCCTAAGAAAGGGATATTATTTCGTGATTTTAGTCCAATTCTAAAGGATCCATCATCATTATCATATATTGCAGATGAATTTGCCAAGTATTTTCACCCTAAGGATGTAGATGTATTTGCTGGAATCGAATCAAGAGGATTTATTCTAGCCTGTATTTTGGCTACAAGATACAACAAGGGCATGATAATGATAAGAAAGGCAGGAAAACTTCCCGGAAAGACTACAAAACTATCTTACAAGATAGAATATGGTCAAGATACAATTGAAATTCAAAAGGGCATAATTGAGGAAGGTCAAAAAGTTATCATTTGTGATGACCTTTTAGCGACAGGTGGAACAGCAAAGGCATCAGCCAAATTGATTGAAAAAGTAGGAGGAAACATCACAGGTTTTGCATTTATCATAGAACTCACCGAATTAAACGGAATGAATGGGATTAGCAAATACAATTGCAAATCATTGGTGAAATATTAA
- a CDS encoding biofilm-associated protein — MNMSSMRGVFLSVLVFSIGFAVIPSVYAESVSAKSVAFEETTIIEFTNEGTKDVSTFRIWLGSDFSFKSFKTEEGWKGEKTPQGVIIFTSSEPVKPGESIKFGVKTDKISSGINWKALDKTNKEIEIGKSIAGELKKPDASTKPIAKTTSEKGVLTDSIFRIIPEKPNVGGTIRVTGDNFGETEEFDFYVDSKKIGSFVTNDAGHFMTTMKIPKNIDADRVDFKVKDKQGGEKKISLRLGGLEDRVPESDNIRLTIKGLPNVMHRGDMLEISGTGQPGSAITAKISNPEGEIINTRTAEVDSKGNWKLDEPILVPLDTPFGKYSAEITDGRSKLLKNWSVESDKVIIISPESLKFEPGSPMRFNGTALPNEPIELILEDPLGDERFSNIIEVDETGFVELEYPTIANVDKEGTWTLIATQGKNKEFIFAGLGQLPTIPVNLEFDKLNYKSSETAIITLTGKPSELLSMLIIDPSDKPKGETIPIKLKPDGRTTYELELDGYASGVYTAVVSKGATKNSEIFTVGLQVGSGDIHISTTKLEYSPGDSILILGDTNPNVLLTVTLFDPSGKEVKVKETFSNKNGKISEDGFRIPSGAEPGKWKIKAVSGSNFAEIEIEVSAIHQEGMVISVKEGIEVPTVGNSIEIKVIGAKGTVEIKITDENGTEIESLEFPASSQGEINMTWIIPKDTVPGKYTISAEDAFDSAETTYIVE, encoded by the coding sequence ATGAACATGTCCTCTATGAGAGGAGTTTTCCTTTCAGTTCTAGTATTTTCAATAGGATTTGCAGTAATTCCAAGTGTATACGCAGAATCAGTCAGTGCAAAAAGTGTTGCTTTTGAAGAAACTACAATTATTGAATTTACAAATGAAGGAACCAAAGATGTCAGTACGTTTAGAATTTGGCTAGGTTCTGATTTTAGTTTCAAGTCATTTAAAACAGAAGAAGGATGGAAAGGTGAAAAAACACCCCAAGGCGTCATCATATTCACCTCATCAGAACCAGTAAAGCCAGGAGAATCCATAAAGTTTGGAGTAAAAACAGACAAAATATCTTCGGGAATAAATTGGAAAGCACTGGACAAGACCAATAAAGAAATTGAAATAGGAAAATCAATAGCAGGAGAATTAAAAAAACCTGATGCAAGTACAAAACCAATAGCAAAAACAACTTCAGAAAAAGGAGTGCTAACAGATTCTATTTTTAGAATAATTCCTGAAAAACCAAATGTGGGCGGAACAATCAGAGTAACAGGAGATAATTTTGGAGAGACAGAAGAATTTGACTTTTATGTAGACTCAAAAAAGATTGGCAGTTTTGTTACAAATGATGCAGGACATTTTATGACAACAATGAAAATTCCAAAGAACATTGATGCAGATAGAGTAGATTTCAAAGTCAAAGACAAACAAGGTGGAGAAAAGAAAATTAGTTTAAGATTAGGAGGATTAGAAGACAGAGTTCCTGAATCAGATAACATCAGACTTACAATCAAAGGTCTTCCAAATGTAATGCATAGAGGAGACATGTTGGAAATTTCAGGTACAGGGCAACCAGGAAGTGCCATCACAGCTAAAATATCCAATCCAGAAGGAGAAATCATCAATACAAGAACAGCAGAAGTTGATTCTAAAGGAAATTGGAAACTTGATGAACCAATTCTTGTACCATTAGACACACCATTTGGGAAATATAGTGCAGAGATTACAGATGGAAGAAGTAAACTTTTGAAAAACTGGAGTGTTGAATCTGACAAAGTAATCATCATATCTCCAGAGAGTTTGAAATTCGAACCTGGCTCCCCAATGAGATTTAATGGAACAGCACTGCCAAACGAACCAATTGAATTAATTCTAGAGGATCCATTAGGAGATGAAAGGTTTTCAAACATTATAGAAGTGGATGAAACAGGATTTGTTGAGTTAGAGTATCCAACAATTGCAAATGTTGACAAAGAAGGAACATGGACGTTAATTGCAACCCAGGGCAAAAATAAAGAATTTATTTTTGCAGGATTAGGTCAACTCCCAACAATCCCAGTTAATTTGGAATTTGACAAGCTAAATTACAAATCATCTGAAACAGCTATAATCACACTTACTGGAAAACCTTCAGAATTACTCAGCATGTTAATTATAGATCCTTCTGATAAACCAAAAGGCGAAACCATCCCAATAAAACTAAAACCAGATGGAAGAACTACTTATGAATTAGAACTTGATGGATATGCATCAGGCGTGTATACTGCAGTAGTAAGCAAGGGAGCAACAAAAAATAGTGAGATATTCACAGTAGGATTACAAGTTGGTTCTGGAGACATACACATCTCTACTACAAAACTAGAATATTCACCAGGGGATTCAATTTTGATTTTAGGAGATACAAACCCAAATGTTCTCCTGACAGTTACACTTTTTGATCCTAGTGGAAAAGAAGTTAAAGTAAAAGAAACATTTTCCAACAAAAACGGGAAAATATCTGAGGATGGATTTAGAATCCCATCAGGAGCAGAACCTGGAAAATGGAAAATTAAAGCAGTCAGTGGTTCAAACTTTGCGGAAATAGAAATCGAAGTCTCAGCAATTCATCAAGAAGGAATGGTAATTAGCGTCAAAGAAGGAATAGAGGTGCCAACTGTTGGAAATAGTATTGAAATTAAAGTCATAGGAGCTAAAGGAACGGTAGAGATCAAGATAACTGATGAAAATGGAACTGAAATTGAGAGTTTAGAATTCCCTGCATCATCTCAAGGAGAGATCAACATGACATGGATAATTCCCAAAGACACAGTGCCTGGAAAATATACTATTTCTGCAGAAGATGCTTTTGATTCAGCTGAAACCACATACATAGTAGAGTGA
- a CDS encoding AAA family ATPase, giving the protein MRLRKFRVRAYRCIHDSGEINVGDLAAFVGRNESGKTTILQALTLLNKEEEVSELDLCDEMSEELKDEIRLAEGEFELNTNETRMIKERFPNLPEIKKIRLYRSNKRPQVQYEFEDIQLSNQENRGVNSWENFTKRIIGFLDTIPNHLRIQIDTKFFEGGPPKNQESFDSGMAEFSNQFHVIAIQEPKVIEEWEKIYEDPESQFSNLLSGESEKTALENFLSSNLHPRFVYFSDYKKIYGNINLNEYLREERGDRGESIEYIEEFDKAETVRNLFYLAELDIKELDEVKETPSKCIKILNAASNRLTSKLNPAWKGDPIHVDLRYNPGNIMSVVISDVHKDGTVTNTGLLNRRAEGFKWTFSFIVNFAAETQRAELKEAILLLDEPARNLHPTQQMGISDLLKNLAGSNQVLYATHSPFMIFDYTPGNLLVVELDRKKHLSRIFYDYWNADDKTLTPILYGLSRGLVESIVDREIGTNSRPVIIVETMSDAMYLNSFDKFLQDPNISMNPLNIVAAYNKNSVLPLAIFYRNHGYRTFILLDNTDESKQISAQLISNEFSPIQTIFFEREAKKLESIEDYIVLEDYLHAVNQTYEIKLRHEGFSNLTPEDILEKSKKGILDSLRSIWEDHRDDDWGKFDNEEITRYICEKIALEETDFLSDKTKDQFRTLYRMIAERIRQYQNTATKQDLDKYQRAKA; this is encoded by the coding sequence ATGCGACTTAGAAAATTTCGAGTTAGAGCATATCGTTGCATTCATGATTCTGGTGAAATCAACGTTGGTGATTTAGCAGCATTTGTTGGTAGGAATGAGAGTGGAAAAACCACAATTTTGCAAGCTTTAACGCTCTTAAACAAAGAGGAAGAAGTTTCTGAACTCGATCTTTGTGATGAGATGTCAGAAGAACTCAAAGATGAGATTAGACTTGCAGAAGGGGAATTTGAACTAAATACAAACGAAACAAGAATGATAAAAGAAAGATTTCCAAATCTACCTGAAATAAAAAAAATCAGATTATACAGAAGTAACAAAAGACCTCAAGTTCAATATGAGTTTGAAGACATTCAACTAAGTAATCAGGAAAATAGAGGCGTAAACTCTTGGGAAAATTTTACAAAAAGAATAATTGGATTTCTAGATACAATTCCAAATCACCTAAGAATTCAGATCGACACAAAATTCTTTGAGGGAGGTCCGCCAAAAAATCAAGAGTCATTTGATAGTGGAATGGCTGAATTTAGTAACCAATTTCACGTGATTGCAATTCAAGAGCCAAAAGTCATCGAGGAGTGGGAAAAAATTTACGAGGATCCTGAAAGCCAGTTCTCAAATCTTCTTTCTGGAGAAAGTGAAAAAACGGCACTAGAAAACTTCCTTTCATCCAACCTACATCCACGGTTTGTCTACTTTTCAGATTACAAAAAAATTTACGGTAACATCAATCTAAACGAGTATCTTAGAGAAGAAAGAGGAGACAGGGGAGAATCAATAGAATATATCGAAGAATTTGATAAAGCAGAAACTGTTAGAAATCTATTTTATCTTGCGGAATTGGACATTAAAGAACTAGACGAAGTAAAAGAAACCCCATCAAAATGCATAAAGATTCTCAATGCTGCAAGTAATAGACTAACAAGCAAGTTGAATCCAGCTTGGAAGGGAGATCCTATTCATGTTGATTTGAGATACAATCCAGGAAACATAATGAGTGTTGTAATTTCAGATGTTCACAAAGATGGAACGGTAACAAATACAGGATTACTTAACAGAAGAGCAGAAGGTTTCAAATGGACATTTTCTTTTATTGTAAACTTTGCAGCAGAAACACAGCGTGCAGAATTAAAAGAAGCAATTCTTCTTTTAGATGAGCCAGCCAGGAATTTACACCCAACCCAACAAATGGGAATATCAGATCTTCTAAAGAATTTAGCAGGTTCAAACCAAGTTCTTTACGCAACACACTCACCATTTATGATATTTGATTATACTCCAGGAAATCTTCTTGTAGTTGAGTTAGATAGAAAAAAACATCTTAGTAGGATCTTTTATGATTATTGGAATGCAGATGACAAAACTCTAACTCCAATACTATATGGACTGTCAAGAGGGTTAGTAGAATCAATTGTAGATAGAGAAATAGGAACCAATTCAAGACCTGTTATCATTGTTGAAACAATGTCTGACGCAATGTATCTAAACTCATTTGACAAATTTTTGCAAGATCCAAATATCTCAATGAATCCACTTAACATTGTTGCAGCATATAACAAGAATTCAGTGTTGCCATTGGCAATTTTCTACAGAAATCACGGTTACAGGACATTTATTCTACTAGACAACACGGATGAATCAAAACAAATTTCAGCCCAACTCATATCAAATGAATTCTCTCCAATCCAAACAATTTTCTTTGAAAGAGAGGCAAAGAAACTAGAATCAATTGAAGATTATATCGTTTTAGAAGATTATCTGCACGCAGTAAATCAGACTTATGAAATTAAATTAAGACATGAAGGATTTTCTAATCTTACACCAGAAGACATACTAGAAAAGAGCAAAAAGGGAATTTTAGACAGTCTAAGAAGCATCTGGGAAGATCATAGAGATGACGACTGGGGCAAATTTGATAATGAAGAAATAACAAGATACATTTGTGAAAAAATTGCATTAGAAGAGACAGATTTCTTGTCAGATAAAACAAAAGATCAATTCAGAACGCTTTATAGAATGATTGCAGAAAGAATACGACAATATCAAAATACTGCCACAAAACAAGATTTAGACAAATATCAGCGTGCCAAAGCTTGA
- a CDS encoding transcriptional regulator, producing the protein MAKKDKLTEEAEKIKAELAELKEKTKILESKPAKKTAKKAEKPAKTAKKAEKPAKKTAKKSEKPAKTAKKAEKPAKKTAKKSEKPAKKTAKKSEKPAKTAKKAEKPAKTAKKAEKPAKKTAKKAEKPIKEKKLTKKELAEQKKEAERTLEEELEEQLTDEEIENFQIEKVDMERLTNRVYDILAEKESEGMFQSDLWKKLKLSSRDGSRLALKLERMGTITREKILEKGRWTYKLILKKTPISTLSIENAPCLVCPVEQKCSLEGEISPRNCQFIEDWVIAEMKKPKKAK; encoded by the coding sequence ATGGCTAAAAAAGACAAACTAACTGAAGAGGCAGAAAAGATCAAAGCAGAACTTGCTGAACTAAAAGAAAAAACAAAAATTTTAGAATCAAAACCAGCAAAGAAGACCGCAAAGAAAGCTGAAAAACCAGCAAAGACCGCAAAGAAAGCTGAAAAACCAGCAAAGAAGACCGCAAAGAAATCTGAAAAACCAGCAAAGACCGCAAAGAAAGCTGAAAAACCAGCAAAGAAGACCGCAAAGAAATCTGAAAAACCAGCAAAGAAGACCGCAAAGAAATCTGAAAAACCAGCAAAGACCGCAAAGAAAGCTGAAAAACCAGCAAAGACCGCAAAGAAAGCTGAAAAACCAGCAAAGAAGACCGCAAAGAAAGCTGAAAAACCAATCAAGGAAAAGAAATTAACTAAAAAAGAATTAGCAGAACAAAAAAAGGAAGCTGAACGTACCCTTGAAGAAGAGTTAGAAGAACAACTTACTGATGAAGAAATTGAGAATTTCCAAATCGAAAAAGTGGATATGGAAAGATTGACAAATAGGGTTTATGATATTTTAGCTGAGAAAGAATCTGAAGGAATGTTCCAAAGTGATCTTTGGAAAAAACTCAAACTTTCTAGTAGAGATGGGTCTCGTCTTGCGCTGAAATTAGAAAGAATGGGAACTATTACTAGAGAAAAAATTCTTGAAAAAGGAAGATGGACTTACAAATTAATTCTAAAGAAAACCCCGATAAGCACTTTGTCAATAGAAAATGCACCGTGTCTTGTTTGCCCTGTGGAACAAAAGTGTTCATTAGAAGGTGAGATTAGTCCTAGAAACTGTCAGTTTATTGAAGACTGGGTTATTGCAGAAATGAAAAAACCAAAGAAAGCCAAATGA
- a CDS encoding RlmE family RNA methyltransferase → MRLIDARKDHYRKLAHEQGYRSRAAYKLKELNQSYRIIGPGFYVLDLGCAPGGWTQMAVKLSGNKGKVMGIDLSYVEEIPGACLLRENIEDESIIDEIMSYFERKVNAVICDLSPQVTGNWSVDHAKQISLNYDCVKIMDKVLAHKGNAVFKVFDGEYSMEFKDFVKKKFSRINLTKPKASRKQSSELYLVCLGYTG, encoded by the coding sequence ATGAGACTAATTGACGCAAGAAAAGATCATTATAGAAAACTAGCTCATGAACAAGGATATAGAAGTAGAGCTGCATACAAACTAAAAGAACTAAACCAATCTTACAGGATTATTGGTCCTGGTTTTTACGTACTTGATTTAGGATGTGCTCCTGGTGGCTGGACTCAGATGGCAGTAAAACTTTCAGGAAATAAAGGCAAAGTTATGGGTATTGATCTTTCCTATGTTGAAGAAATTCCTGGTGCATGCTTACTGCGAGAAAATATTGAAGATGAATCTATAATTGATGAGATTATGTCTTATTTTGAAAGAAAGGTCAATGCAGTAATTTGTGATCTTTCTCCACAAGTAACAGGTAATTGGTCAGTTGATCATGCAAAGCAAATTTCTCTAAACTATGATTGTGTAAAAATTATGGATAAGGTTTTAGCACACAAAGGAAATGCAGTTTTCAAAGTATTTGATGGAGAATACTCGATGGAATTCAAAGACTTTGTTAAGAAGAAATTCTCTAGAATTAATTTGACAAAACCTAAAGCCAGTAGAAAACAAAGTAGTGAGTTATATCTTGTTTGCCTTGGTTACACGGGTTAA